From the genome of Biomphalaria glabrata chromosome 17, xgBioGlab47.1, whole genome shotgun sequence, one region includes:
- the LOC106071589 gene encoding uncharacterized protein LOC106071589 isoform X2 has product MVRHYKSSTFWSPRMLLSLFASVYDRPGHGRILLQRLLLRLLQSCLALWSPSFHEGKREHTGKSELRCFHYFRMSESLLLHMRTCSVGARGEVCQKHENVFLIPITEI; this is encoded by the exons gTCTCCTCGCATGCTTCTGTCCCTGTTTGCTTCAGTGTATGATCGCCCAGGACATGGGAGAATCCTGCTGCAACGCTTGCTGTTACGTTTGCTGCAATCCTGCCTCGCACTTTGGTCTCCGAGTTTTCATGAAGGGAAGAGAGAACATACAG ggaagTCTGAACTACGATGCTTCCATTACTTCCGGATGTCTGAGTCTCTGCTGCTACACATGCGCACTTGCTCAGTTGGCGCGCGAGGTGAAGTTTGTCAAAAGCACGAGAATGTTTTTCTGATACCAATCACAGAAATATGA